A genomic stretch from Arachis stenosperma cultivar V10309 chromosome 3, arast.V10309.gnm1.PFL2, whole genome shotgun sequence includes:
- the LOC130967101 gene encoding protein NETWORKED 2D-like → MEEKVQAVLKLLQEEGDSFGKRAEMYYKRRPELINFVEECFRAYRSLADRYDHLSRDLQNANNTIAANCPDKVTYIDEDEDDGGSPRPNKKIPPEGFMQGNIPMPPTKELKNLLKTATKKLNPTKKPATKVKFTLPPKKSGLTKDELIEQVDKLQKQILALQTVKEFLKSSYDNSVARYKDTDEQIKKLQEKVSQFQDELGGQGVAIEDEEARRLMAEAALKSCQETLAHLQQKQAESQDETRVESKRVKETRGKLMSLVNELHDNPEDAKDDAETKELEEDADKISQHQQEVQLLQEKIKEHFEAGSHTTLTVTEMAEKIDELVNKVVSLESAVSSQSALVARWKAQTDELNALIKVLECDKETMMNDKIKLNEQLREMEEKLHGVQNLNRVVEDQNSNLETHFTEAQCNLDTLSEKVQNVMKSDEEEEEVEAKNMSAQEEATPAVSESPLDSKTASTQALGDSPDWQQLFTRGLEGREKVLLTEYTNALRNYKEVKNQLAELEKKTQDALFDSSLQLKELRGANAMKDEEIRLLRQKLSLLQKSLKGSEAMKDLPPEQTAEIQAIEEILQREPTLSRGYPIEEMLNMEEPEPISAIEEKFRMSIDELLEENLDFWMRFTATITEIQRYQTQVKDLLIEERKLEEKWKSSEGSSSTRYSLRSDVRPLYKHLAAIRIEMQTWMESIVGLKEELDQRFRSLCDMQEEILTALKSSAEDDEITFTSYQAAKFQGELLNMKQGNNKISDGLQTGLDIITTLQIDVEKVLLKMVEKFGLSTHNKNQPIKSSESHNRIPLKSFIFGVKPKKQNKNIFSKMTPGMHKKHRGSKDK, encoded by the coding sequence ATGGAGGAAAAAGTGCAAGCTGTTCTGAAGCTGTTACAGGAAGAGGGAGACTCGTTCGGAAAGAGAGCAGAAATGTACTACAAAAGGAGACCGGAGCTGATCAACTTTGTGGAAGAATGTTTTCGTGCCTACCGATCTTTGGCTGATCGGTACGATCACTTATCAAGAGATTTGCAAAATGCCAACAACACCATAGCTGCTAACTGTCCGGATAAAGTCACATACattgatgaagatgaagatgatggTGGATCACCAAGACCCAATAAGAAGATCCCCCCTGAAGGCTTCATGCAGGGGAATATTCCAATGCCTCCAACAAAAGAGTTGAAGAATCTCTTAAAGACGGCAACAAAGAAGCTCAATCCTACTAAGAAGCCAGCCACAAAAGTTAAATTCACTCTTCCTCCTAAGAAATCTGGTTTGACCAAAGACGAGTTAATTGAGCAGGTTGACAAGCTCCAGAAACAGATTCTGGCATTACAAACTGTTAAAGAGTTTCTGAAAAGCTCTTATGATAATTCCGTTGCTAGGTACAAGGACACTGATGAGCAGATCAAGAAGCTTCAGGAGAAAGTTTCTCAGTTTCAAGATGAGCTTGGCGGCCAAGGTGTTGCTATTGAGGACGAGGAAGCTCGCCGTTTGATGGCAGAAGCTGCTCTTAAATCCTGCCAAGAGACATTGGCTCACTTGCAACAGAAACAGGCAGAATCTCAAGATGAAACCAGGGTTGAGTCCAAAAGGGTCAAGGAAACCCGGGGGAAGTTAATGTCTCTGGTGAATGAGTTACATGACAATCCAGAGGATGCAAAAGATGATGCAGAAACAAAGGAGTTGGAAGAAGATGCTGATAAAATAAGTCAGCATCAACAGGAGGTGCAGTTACTACAGGAGAAGATTAAAGAACACTTTGAGGCTGGCTCCCATACAACTCTCACTGTGACAGAAATGGCAGAGAAGATTGATGAGCTGGTCAACAAAGTGGTCAGCTTAGAATCCGCTGTTTCCTCACAGTCAGCCCTTGTAGCGAGATGGAAAGCACAAACTGATGAACTTAATGCTCTTATTAAAGTTCTTGAATGTGATAAGGAAACTATGATGAATGACAAGATTAAGTTGAATGAGCAACTGAGAGAAATGGAAGAAAAGCTGCATGGAGTACAGAATCTAAACAGAGTGGTTGAAGACCAGAATAGCAACCTTGAAACTCATTTCACGGAAGCACAATGTAACCTTGACACTCTGTCGGAGAAAGTACAGAATGTGATGAAGTctgatgaggaggaggaggaggttgAGGCTAAGAATATGTCAGCACAAGAAGAGGCAACCCCGGCAGTGAGCGAATCTCCATTAGACTCGAAGACTGCTTCGACACAAGCACTAGGAGATAGCCCAGATTGGCAGCAGTTGTTCACAAGGGGATTGGAAGGCAGAGAAAAGGTTTTGCTGACGGAGTATACCAATGCTCTTAGGAATTACAAAGAGGTGAAGAACCAGCTTGCTGAGTTAGAGAAGAAAACTCAAGATGCTCTCTTTGATTCATCTTTGCAGCTTAAAGAACTAAGGGGTGCAAATGCCATGAAAGATGAAGAGATTAGACTCCTGCGTCAGAAACTAAGTCTCCTGCAGAAAAGCCTAAAGGGAAGCGAGGCTATGAAAGACTTACCTCCAGAGCAGACAGCAGAGATTCAAGCCATTGAGGAGATTTTACAAAGAGAACCCACCCTTTCAAGGGGTTATCCCATTGAGGAAATGTTAAATATGGAAGAGCCTGAGCCTATATCAGCCATTGAAGAGAAGTTCCGAATGAGCATTGATGAACTTCTGGAGGAGAATTTAGATTTCTGGATGAGATTCACTGCTACTATCACTGAGATACAGAGATATCAAACCCAGGTCAAAGACTTGCTGATTGAGGAAAGAAAACTTGAGGAAAAATGGAAATCTTCAGAGGGAAGTAGCAGCACAAGATACTCTTTGAGATCAGATGTACGGCCACTTTACAAACACCTTGCAGCGATCCGAATCGAAATGCAAACGTGGATGGAAAGCATTGTAGGGCTGAAAGAAGAACTTGATCAGAGATTCAGGTCCTTGTGTGATATGCAGGAAGAAATACTAACAGCCTTGAAATCCAGTGCTGAAGATGATGAAATCACGTTCACAAGCTATCAAGCAGCCAAGTTTCAAGGCGAATTATTAAACATGAAACAAGGGAATAACAAGATTTCTGATGGACTCCAAACAGGTCTTGATATCATAACAACTCTCCAGATTGATGTTGAGAAGGTTCTTCTAAAGATGGTTGAGAAATTTGGGCTATCAACTCACAATAAAAACCAGCCAATTAAATCTTCCGAGTCTCATAACCGGATTCCTCTCAAGTCATTTATCTTTGGCGTCAAaccaaagaaacaaaataaaaacatcTTCTCAAAAATGACCCCTGGAATGCATAAAAAACACCGTGGTTCAAAAGATAAGTAG
- the LOC130967932 gene encoding uncharacterized protein LOC130967932: MALSLTRFSWPLWGGKEKEPVCNNSTTVNSPISSSEMVKFPLVRETKMAPPTAQRGVRRKWQRREERRRRVDRDEYEDIVLVPSDGSDSDYDYDSDWSIGWLEPLGSDFQSSDVDDDDDDSFAVLVPCYRHGCKEVEEASNNVLLSAIQNLPYEFSSTGKNYMEQWLACLQNFEA; the protein is encoded by the exons ATGGCTTTGTCGTTGACCCGTTTCTCATGGCCCTTGTGGGGTGGGAAGGAGAAGGAGCCAGTTTGTAATAATAGCACCACTGTGAATTCACCAATATCTTCTTCTGAGATGGTGAAGTTCCCTTTGGTGAGGGAGACAAAGATGGCCCCACCAACAGCTCAGAGGGGGGTTAGAAGGAAATGGCAAAGAAGggaagagaggaggaggagggttGATAGGGATGAGTACGAGGATATTGTGTTGGTTCCATCTGATGGTTCTGACtctgattatgattatgattctGATTGGTCCATTGGGTGGTTGGAGCCACTTGGTTCTGATTTTCAGAGTAGtgatgttgatgatgatgacgatgatAGTTTTGCAGTCCTGGTTCCTTGCTATAGACATGGCTGCAAGGAGGTGGAAGAAGCTTCAAACAACGTGCTCTTGAGTGCCATCCAGAACCTCCCTTATGAGTTTTCTTCAA CTGGGAAGAATTACATGGAACAATGGCTGGCTTGTCTTCAGAATTTTGAAGCGTAG